A region of the Dyadobacter sp. CECT 9275 genome:
CGATGTAGAACTCATGAAATACATCGGCAAACACATCAGGTACCCCGCAGAAGCTTCCGTTGCAGGTGTGGAAGGAACGGTGCTGATTTCATTTACCGTAAACCCGAATGGGGATATACGTAAGCCAACCATCGTAAAAGGTTTAGGATATGGCATTGATGACGAAGCCACCAGAATGGTCTTGAATATGCCCAGATGGACACCGGCCCGGCAAAATGGGAAAGCTTTATCCGTAGATTATACTTTACCCATCAAATTCCAGCTTAACCATGGAGATATAAATAATATAAAGGAAAAACAACAAGGCTACTTTCAAAAGCCTGAAATGCCTGATGGAGTCAGGATCAATGACCTTGGGGGCGGAAGTAAGGTGGACAATGTTCTGTTTATCGTTGACGGTGTAAAAATGAAGGAACGAGGCCTGACAGGGCTTCCAAAATTGAACCCGGACGAAATTGAAAGCATTGCCGTATTAAAAGACCAAAGCGCACTTGCCGTATATGGTGAAGAAGGCAAAAATGGTGTAATTTTGGTCCGGACAAAAAAAATTAAGGAAACGACCAAACCTGCTCAGCAAAAAACACCGGCAACGGGAGGGAAATTCTATAATTACAAATATCCTTTTGACAACAATTCCTCGCAAGACCTGAGTGAAAAAACTGTTCTCGGTTACAGAATTCCCTCGGAAAAAAATCCTAAAAATTGACGCAGCCAATTCAAAAACCACGCCACAAAGTTGCCATCATTGGAGGCGGACATATTGCGGAGCAAAACCATATTCCCGCTTTACAGAAGTTATCACATCGTACGGAGATCATTGCCATCTGCAGCCGCGATAAAAGCAAAGCACGTTTGCTTGCCGATAAGTTTGCTATCCCTTTTGCCTATGATAATACAGAGGAGCTGTTTTCCAGCAGCAGGCCGGATATCATTATCAACTGTACGGCAAACAATCTTCATTATCCATTTACCATGCAGGCGCTTGAAAACGGCTGTCATGTTTTATGTGAAAAACCACCTGCCATGCGTGCCTTAGAAGCCCGAGAAATGGCAGATACCGCTGAAAAATACGGCAAGACCCTCGCTTATAATTTCCAGCGCCGCCAAACACAGGAATATCAGTTACTGCAAAAATGCCAGCAGGAAGGCAAACTTGGTGAGATATACCATGTCAAAGCCAATTTCCTGAGACGGCGCGGGATACCTGGCTGGGGAAATTTCACCAACAGGGAAATACAGGGAGGAGGCGCGCTTATTGACCTGGGTGTGCATGTGCTGGACCTGGCGATGGGATTGATGAATTACGAAAAGCCCGATCGTATTGTGGCCAATACCTACAACTTCCTGGGCAAAGCTGGCGGCAAAGGATTGCTAGGTGCATGGGATCCGGCTAAATTTGAGGTAGAAGATGCCTGTTTTGCCTATCTTTCCTTTCCTGGAAAAGCTTCCATCATGCTTTCTGCTTCCTTTGCGCTGAATACGCAAGAGGCTAAAAACATCAATCTTGAAGTATTCGGTACACAGGCCGGCGCGGTGCTGCATCCTTTTTCCTTACATACCGAATTCGCCGGAGAACTGGCGGACGTCCATTTCCCGTTCCTGGAAGATGAAAACATACAACTGAAAAACACCATTGCCTTTCTGGATGCTTGTGACGGACAAGTATCAAATATCTGCTCAGCCCGGGAAGGTGCCGTTTTACAGGAGATAGTTGAAAACATCTATCAGAGTGCAGGTATGTTTGGTCAGAAAATGTAGTAACCAGACAGATAAAAAAGCTGTGCCCTGAGAGCAAGCATCCCAGGGCACAAACTTAATTTTTTCTCCGTCCTACCTCCTCCCGTTCCTCCACCTGCCCTATTTGGCAGTAGCCATCACCATTTTAATATCCTGCTTGGCACCTACCTGCAGGACATCTACCAGATCCTGCACTGCCAGATTTTTGTCAACCCGCAGTACTACCGTCCTGTCTTCCACGCCTGCAAAAATGGTCTGAAGCTCGGTTTCAAGGCGTTCAAAAGGGATGGGTTCCTTGTCAATATAATAAACCTTGTGTTCATCAATGGAAAGGGTAATCTGCTTTTTATACATCTGCTGCGTAGCCGAAGCTTTTGGCAGCATCAGTTTGATCACGTTCGGATTGGACATCGTGGAGATGATCAGGAAGAAAAGCAGCAGGAAAAACATAATATCGTTAAGGGAGTGTGTAAACACCTCCGGGGCGAACCTGGCCTTACGACGTATTTTCATATACTAATATGCAATAAGTGAATGATTGATGAGCAACAAGGTTAGTCGCTCGTTCCTGGTACCTTACTTGGATGTTACCGGCTTCTGCAGTACATCGATAAAGTCCGAGGCGGCCATTTGCAAACGAAGTGCAAAACGGTCAATTTTCATGTTCAGGAGGTGATAACCTGCATACGCAATCAAACCGAGTATCAGACCACTCCCCGAGGTAATCATTTTTTCATACATACCGCCCGCAATGGTACTGATATTGAAGTCATTGGAAACAGATATGTCGTAGAAAATCCGGATGATACCGGCAATAGTACCCACAAAACCAAGCATCGGTGCAATACCTGCAATCACCCCCAGATAAGGCAGGTTCCCTTCCATCCGTTGAATTTCGATCTGACTTGCATTTTCAATGCTGGTCTCGATATCCTTGATCGGATAACCGATGCGCCCTATTGCCCTTTCAAAAATTCTTCCCGCTGCATTACGCTGATTGCGGCAAAGAGACTCTGCAGATTTCAGATTCCCCTGCTGAATAAAATCTTTCACGTTATCCACAAACTGACTTTCAATTTTGCCGTTGGCAGTGATGGCCAGAAACCGTTCAATAATCAAAAATAAGGTTACAAGAAACAATAGCCCCAGGGGGAACATTACCCATCCGCCTTTTCCAAGGAGGTCAATAAGAGAAAGCCCTTGGGTTGCCGCAGGGGCTACCAAAGTAGAGTCAGTAAGTGCTTGAAGAAGCATCATATTACAGGGTGAAAAGTGAAAAGTTAAGCTAGTGAAAAAGTGGTCACTTCCTATGAAAACGACTTTGAACATAAACGGAGCAAATTCCTCCATATTGTTTAAAGGGCAAATATAGAAAAATTACTCTTTGCCTCCGTACCGTTTTAGTACCTTCACAAAAGAAGGATACCCAACTTTTAACAAAAGCACTTCTGATCCCCCTGAAATAATAAGAGCGATGCCCCGGTAAATAAATATTGACTTTTCTTATGACCGCGCGCAGTATTAAACCTTAATTAAAATACTTGAAAATTGATTTTTGGGTTGTTTCTTTGTAAAAATTTGAGCGGAATCATATTAACCAATACGTAATGGAAAAAAATGCGCAGCCCTGGTTGGGAAAAATGCAGGAAAAATGGGGTTTGGAAACAACCAGGCAAGTTCTTTTGGTTCTGGCGGTTTTCAGCTTATCGGGCTCGTCGGTAGTCTGGCTCAGAAAAGGTTTGTTTCAGCTACTGGGATACGACGATCTTACACCGATGTGGCTGAAAACAGTTACGTATATCCTTTTCATTTTCCCTACCTACCAAAGCCTGCTTCTGATCTATGGCTTTCTGCTTGGCCAGTTTTCATTTTTCTGGGAAAAGGAAAAGAAAATGTTTCGCTGGATAGCAGCCAAATTCAAAAAATAGGAATCAATTAAAGTACAATAATATACAGGGTGAGTTTCGCCGGAGCTCATCCTTTTTTGTTTCTATCTATAAAATAATCAGCGTTTTCTTCCGGATTTACATCCTGTGGCGTGACTGACTACCTCTCCAATAGTCTAAACGAAAAAACGCTTCTACATGCTACCCGAAAACTTCAATTTCGATCTTATTAAAGCGCAGATCGTTGCTGCCATTGCGCAGTATGGCGGCAAGATCCTCCTTGCCATTCTTGTCCTGATCATCGGGCGGTTTCTGATATCCAAAATCACACACCTGGTCAGCCAAGCCCTCGACAAGCGAAAAGTGGACCGTGACGTCCAGCCTTTCCTGAATTCATTGGTCAACGTGATGCTGAATATCATGCTGCTGCTCAGCATCGCAGGGATACTTGGCATTCAAACCACTTCATTCGTAGCTGTTCTGGGCGCAGCCAGTTTGGCAGTCGGTTTTGCACTACAGGGCAGTCTGGCCAATTTTGCAGGCGGCGTGCTGATCCTCATTTTCAAACCATACCGTGTCGGCGACCTCATCAGTGCCCAAGGATTTACAGGCGTGGTGGAAGCCATTCAGATTTTTAATACCATCCTGGTTACGGTTGACAACAAAACCATTATTCTGCCCAACGGGGCGCTTTCCACCTCACCTATTACCAATATATCAGGCAAAGGAAAGATCCGTGTGGATATGGTATTCGCTGCCGGAAGCCAGAATGGCGTCGATGCCATAAGGGCCGCGATCAGAAAGGTGGTTGACATCTGCCCCACCGCGCTCAAAAACGTTGAACACGATATCCTGGTAACCAAGCTGACAGAAAATGCTATTTTCTTTGATGTACGGGTATGGACACCCAGTGATACATTTTGGGATACCTATTATTATATAAATGAAGGTATCAGTAAGCAATATGCGCTGGATGGTATTGGAGCACCACAGCCAGCCCTGCTGAATGTAGCACTTAAGCAATAACTTTGGCAGGCATCTGATAAATGAATATTTAAAGGAGTACGGGATCAGCTTTCCCGTACTCCTCTTTTTATTGTACCTTTGTGCATTATTTCAATTCAGGTTTAGAATCATTCATATTATTCCATGTTTGAAAACTTACAGGACAAGCTTAATAACGCCTTTCGTACCCTAAAAGGTAAAGATCGGATTTCAGATATAAACGTTGCGGCCACCACAAAGGAAGTGCGTAAGGCCTTGGTAGATGCGGACGTCAACTTTAAGGTGGCGAAGGAAATTACAGACCGTATCAAGGATAAAGCCCTGGACCGGAAGATTTTGATATCGGTTGAACCCGGGCAGATGTTCGTCAAGATCGTCCAGGAAGAGCTCACCGAACTCATGGGTGGCCAGGCCGAGGGCATCAATATCAAAGGCGACCCGGCTGTAATCCTTATTGCAGGTCTGCAGGGTTCGGGTAAAACCACTTTCTCCGGAAAACTTGCGCAACACCTAAAAAAACAAGGCCGACAGGTTTTGCTCACAGCTTGTGATGTATACCGTCCTGCTGCGATAGACCAGCTTAAGGTTCTTGGAGAACAGGTAGGTGTGGAGGTATTTTCAGAACCTGAAAATAAAAATGCAGTAAGCATTGCCCAAAATGCAGTGGCGCATGCTCGTAAAACGGGCAAAAAAATTGTGATTGTGGATACGGCCGGCCGTTTGGCTGTGGATGAAGTCATGATGCAGGAGGTTTCGGATATTAAATCTTCGGTAAAACCATCCGAGATCCTTTTTGTAGTGGATTCCATGACCGGGCAGGATGCTGTGAATACCGCTAAAACCTTCAATGATCGCCTGAATTTCGACGGGGTGGTACTTACCAAGCTCGATGGCGATTCACGCGGCGGGGCAGCACTCTCTATCCGTCAGGTTGTTGAAAAACCCATCAAATTCATCAGTACGGGTGAAAAAATGGATGCACTCGACTCTTTCTATCCTGACCGTATGGCGAGCAGGATTTTGGGGATGGGTGACGTGATCTCCCTTGTTGAGCGTGCACAGCAAGCTTTTGACGAAGACGAAGCAAAACGCATCAATGCTAAGATGCGCCAGAATAAATTTGATTTTGATGACTTCCTGGGGCAGCTTCAGCAAATCAAAAAAATGGGTAATGTGAAAGATCTGATTGGCATGATACCCGGAATGGGCAGTGCGATGAAAGACATGAATATTGATAACGAGTCGTTTAAGCCAATTGAAGCAATTATCCAGTCGATGACCAAGAAGGAGAGGGAAAATCCCGACATCATTGACGGGAGCCGCAAAAAACGGATCGCAACGGGAAGCGGAACATCTGTTTTGCAGGTCAACAACCTGATCAAACAATTTGATGAAATGCGGAAAATGATGCGCAAGATGAACACCATGCAAGCTGCGGGGAAGTTGGGCAAAGCATTGAAAAGATAGGAAGGAGTAATAAATCTTAAATTTGATCCGATACCATAACCCTCTATTGATGAAACGGTTGATACCGCTTGCCTTCGCTCTTTTTCTATTGTCCAACCAGTCGCTTTTTGCGCAGGCATCAGTCGGATATTATCCATGGAGCAGCTCGCTGACAGTCAGTACAAATCCGAAAAAGATAATCTGGCTGGACGCCCGTTTGCAGACCAATTCTCTTTTCAGTGGGCTAAGCATTGACCTGCTTCCAATGGTTAATCTCAAAAGAGGAGAAGTGGTGCAGTGGTATCTGGGCGGAGGTTTAAGGCTTAACCCATTATACCGGATTTCCGATCCTAAAGCAGATCTGATCACGATTGACGGATATTCAGTAAACTTAGGTGTAAGAATATCCCCCTTACCACAAAACAGGAATATCCAGCTTGCCCTGGAATTAAATCCTTATGTGAAGGACAATCTGGAAAGCGGTGTACTTAAAAGTAACTTTGGCCTGGTTTACTTTTTTGGCAAAAGAAATAAGGAACCTCTGTTACAACCTTAATGGCATACATTTAAGAAGTCCGGAAATTAATTTATGCCGGACTTCTCTTTTTCCTTAACCGGGTTCAGTTACCACCTCTTCCTGCTTTGTAGGCATCATATTCCTCCAGCAACTGGGCAAGGTCCTCGTCCTTATCAAACGCCAGCTGCGACTCTCGGATCACATAGTTCATTTTGTTTCTTTCATCCGTCAGCAGTTTGAGAAAACTATTCCGGTCTTTAAGACTTACCGGATTTAATTTTTCATTTTTAAGTACATATAACTTTCCCGCCTCAGAAACCGGCGTTCCGTTTTTTTGTGGTGAGTAACGCTTCACCAGTTTTGTATTCCCATCATAAATGACCTGATAAAACGGCTGCCTGGAATCGCCGTCGATCGTCGGAAAGCCTCGTCTGAAATTGTAAAGGGCCGTCCCGGTGGGGAGCGTGAATCCTGTAACATCTTCTCCTGTCCGGTACACGGCATCGCCTTTTTTGAACTCCAGCTGATCTCTGCTGGTATCGTACCTGAACTTTACGCCATCATATACCATTCCGTCCTTTACTTTTACGGCACCGGTATACCACTCATTAAAAAGAAGCGAAGAAGGTTCCGACGCTGTTATCTGTATTTCCTGGGCAGGAGTTCCTGCCAGTCCTGTTGAGTCCTGAGCGTAAGATATACCGCCTGCCAAAAGGCCGGAAGCCAGAAAAAGGTTGCGAAGATTTTCCATAAAACGATTTGTTTAGTACAATATAGATGGATTCCCTACCATCTTTGTGTACTTTTGCCAAAAAAATTATACCTGCATAATTGGATTTAAACGAACAGCTTCTGAACATCCGCCAAAGCCTGGCAGGCATATTACCTGAAATATTCCTGGCTGCCTTGTTTTGTGGTATTTTGTGTATTGAATTATTCTTTCATCATCATCCCAACAAAAAAAGGGCGGCTTCTTACTTACAGTATGTCGCTTTGGCCAGCAGTTTCATTACCTTCATTCTGGTACTGAAACAGTGGAACCAGGAGCCCTCCTACCGTTTTCATCCGCTTTTATTTCTGGATCATCAGGCCGTATTTTTTAAACTGATGATCACAGCCGCGTGGATTTTTACACTGATCCACGTACGTATCCTGAAATATGATTTTCCACCAGAATTTAATGCCCTGCTGATTGCCGTTGTGGTCGGATTGAATTTATTGACCATGGCAACACACCTGCTTACGATATACCTGTCGCTTGAACTGGTTTCGGTTACCTCCTATTTGCTAGTTGCCATTTCTCCGTATAAAAAAGCAGCGGAAGGCGGATTAAAATATCTGCTTTTCGGGGCGGCAAGTTCAGCCGTAATGTTATATGGTATTTCATTGATTTACGGATTGTCCGGCACGATGGACATTACCAGTGAAGCAATGACAGCCGGGCTGGTCGCCAATTCCGGTTTGATTGTCATCACCACGATTGTAATGACTCTCGGCGGATTGTTGTTTAAGCTATCCCTCGTACCCTTCCATGTGTGGGCACCAGACGTTTACGAAGCGGCTCCCACACCTTTGGTATCCTTTCTTTCGGTTGCTCCCAAGGCCGCGGTTATCCTGGTACTGATGCGGCTTGCGGGGGTAATGCCCGCTCAGTATTTCCCTGTTTTAGGCGGAATAGCGCTGGTGAGTATTACAGTTGGCAACATTTCTGCATTGTGGCAATCCAATGCACGAAGGCTTCTTGCCTATTCCTCCATCGCCCAGGCAGGTTACCTGATTGTTGGTGTAGTAGCTTACAGCCGTTTTGGATTTGAATCAGCAGTGTTTTACACCGCTGCCTATCTGATGATCAATATGGCTGCTTTTTTCCTGATTGATATTCTAAAACCTGACAGCGATACCAGGCTTTCGGGATATGAAGGATACGGCAGAGCCAACCCATGGATTGCCGGAATCCTTACCGCCGTGATGATCGCCCTGGCCGGGCTGCCACCCACAGTAGGGTTCACATCCAAGTTACTGATTTTTTCAGCCCTTTGGGACAGCTACCAGCAACTGCAATTCCCCTGGATGCTCTGGCTGCTGGTAGGTGGGATACTCAACGCTGCCATTGCCCTGGCGTACTATCTCAGGTTACCGTACCTTTTGTTTTTCAAAAAAGCGCCTGACGAAGCTCCCGTGAGAAATAGAATATTTTTCCTCCCTGCCCAGTTGGTTGCAGGTTTCTTACTTTTCACCATCATTGCCCTGTTTATCAAACCCGAATGGATCATGAACTGGATAGCCGCATTTTAAAGGCGGTGTGAGTTATAAAACCGGCCTGACATCGTAGCCAGCCTTTCGCAGCAATGCAATTACCCCTGTCGGCCCGCCCAGATGTGCCGCTCCTACGCCAAAAAACGTGGGCTTTGCTTTCATGATCTTATCCATCCTGGGGATCCATTTCCGGTTACGATCAAACAGCATGATCTCTTCGTTCCCGTCCAGTCCAAATTCACTTTTCATCGTCAGCTGATATAAACTGTCAATATCCTGGGCTTTGTACAGATCTACCAGATTCTTAAATTCTTTACGTGCGCTAGGCAGGCTGTCTATCATGACAACGATCTGTTTCAGTTGGTCGCTGTAAGGAATCGTATCAAATATTGCCATTTGTTCTTCCAATGTTTCAATCCCTATTACCTCCGACTTTTGCTTTTTGGCCAATTCCACCAGTGACATTTCGTACGACTGCGGCTGACAGGATAGTACAACATTAAACAATGGCCCCATCAGTACAAACGGTTTCGCCTTTTCAAACATGGCCAGCCCAATCCCCACCGAATCTTTATAATATGCTGATAGTCTTGAATATTGTTCTGGACTCATCAGACTTTTCAGTTCTGTTCCATTTTTCATATTCATGGTTTTCATCATTTTCATCATCATCTCGGGATCATCCATATCCACTTCAAGTGCTGTTTGTTCGGTTCTGGATAATGCATTTTTAAGCGCGTCACTCAAGGCAAAATCTGCCGGGCAAATCAGGTGAATCGTCCCAAATAGATAGGACGGAGATTGCAGCCCCATCCCTGTAACCTCCCAGAGTAAAGCTTTTTCCTTAGGAGCCTGCGCGCATACGTAGGACGTACAGCATAACAGAATGCAGTATATAAATGCTTTTTTCATGAAAAGGGAAATTTAAGTAGGCAGTAGAAAGTTTAAGGTAGGCAGGGTGTTACTGATTGGTTTGCAGTGACTGGAATAAAAACAGGATATCAGTTCAGATTTTTCTGACGAACGGTAGGATAGGAACGAATAAAACTAAAATGCCCCGACAAAGCCAGGGCATTGATAGCGAGTATCGTTACACTACTCTTTATGGCTATCTACCACAATGCGTCCGTCGCGGTTAACAAGCTCCCAGGCGGTGTAAAAAACAAGTTTTACGATAGGTGCCTGCTTGTCGAACATAATCTTTTCAACATCATCACCCGGCTTGTGATAATCCTCGTGCACACCCGTAAAATAGAATATTACCGGTATCCCGCTTTTGGCAAAATTATAATGGTCGGAACGGTAATAAAAACGATTAGGATCCTTCGGGTCGTTGAAAGTATAGTCGAGTTGATAGTTGATGTATTTTTTATTGGCCTCCTCACTTATAGCATGCAATTGGGAAGAAAGTTTATCTGAACCAATGAGGTAAACATACTTCGGATCCGCTTTATGTGCTTCGTCCACCCGCCCGATCATATCGATATTAAGATCCGCAATCGTCGATTTAAGGGGCAGAAGCGGGTGTTCGGAGTAATATTCCGAGCCAAATAAACCCTTCTCCTCCCCTGTAACATTCAAAAACAATATACTCCGCCTTGGCCCCTTTCCCTCCGCTTTGGCTTTGCTGAACGCCTGGGCCAGTTCAAGCAGGGAAACCGTACCCGAACCGTCGTCATCGGCGCCGTTGTTTATTTCTCCATTAGCCGAAATCCCGATATGGTCTAAATGTGCACTGATCACCAGTACCTCATCTTTCTTATCAGATCCTTCCAAAAAAGCCGCAACGTTTTCAGTATCGATGGTACTGCTCACTCTTTCAGCTTTAAAAGCGACCGATCCCGTTAATGTTTTTGAAACCGGTTTCCCGGTTTTAGCGATTTCGGCCTTTTCAGCAGCCAGTTTTCTGTTTGTTGTTTTTAAAATTTTTGCGGCTACGTCTGAGGAAATAACAAATGCCGCCATGTTATCCGAAGATTCCTCAACCGGATTGAGCGTTGGTGCGCTAAACCGCCTTGCCATAACGGCCCGCTGCCGAATTTCCTTATCAAAATCCTCCCCCGTTTTTTCTGTAACAATCAATACGTATTTCGCTCCTTTTTCCCGGGCAAGTTTTACTTTTTGCTGCCAGGCTACGTTACTTCCCCATTTTGATTTCTCCGTGGTTCCGTTCACAATATAGTTACCATCGGCACTCCGTGGCTCGCCTTCAAAAATCACTACCGCCTTTCCGGTCACATCCCGATGGGCGTAGTCGTCATAACCCGGGCTTTCAATGCCATACCCTGCAAAAATAACCGGGGAAGTTATTTCCTGAGGCAAATCGGCCAAGCCACTGATATAGAAATCCTTGTTAAATTCATATTTCTGACCGTCCACTTTCAGATACACCTCGCCCCAGCCTCTTTTATACAACTTGTATTTCTGAAAGTACGACTTCGAGCCATCCTCCGCAGTCGCTATCGGCGTGAGGCCGTACTCTTTAAAATATTTGGTAACGTACTCTGCCGCTTTCTTTTGTCCTGGTGAGCCGGTGTCTCTCCCTTCCAGGCTGTCGGAGGCAATGATGGTCAAATGTTTTTTCAGATCCTCTGCTGTAATGGTATTCGCATACTTAACCGCATCATCTTGACTATAAGCTAATCCACTGATTGACAGAAAGATTCCCGCCAGTATTTTTTTGTTCATAAATTAATTTTTGAAGACTGTAATTTGTACAAAGAAACTAAACGGCCAGGCCAAAGCAAAATTTTATCCGCCTTCTCCAGCTGCAAGCGTTTTTAAGATGTCCTTCTCACACCCGAATAGTACAGAGCAACTCACCTCATACCGCATCCAAACACAGTTGCGGCTACCCGTCCGTTCCTGAAAGCCAAATGGTACCTATCCAACAACTTTCTTCACTTTTTGTACTTCTTTTAGCAGAAAGCTCATTTTGACCCTGTTAACAATAAATTAAT
Encoded here:
- the ffh gene encoding signal recognition particle protein, with the protein product MFENLQDKLNNAFRTLKGKDRISDINVAATTKEVRKALVDADVNFKVAKEITDRIKDKALDRKILISVEPGQMFVKIVQEELTELMGGQAEGINIKGDPAVILIAGLQGSGKTTFSGKLAQHLKKQGRQVLLTACDVYRPAAIDQLKVLGEQVGVEVFSEPENKNAVSIAQNAVAHARKTGKKIVIVDTAGRLAVDEVMMQEVSDIKSSVKPSEILFVVDSMTGQDAVNTAKTFNDRLNFDGVVLTKLDGDSRGGAALSIRQVVEKPIKFISTGEKMDALDSFYPDRMASRILGMGDVISLVERAQQAFDEDEAKRINAKMRQNKFDFDDFLGQLQQIKKMGNVKDLIGMIPGMGSAMKDMNIDNESFKPIEAIIQSMTKKERENPDIIDGSRKKRIATGSGTSVLQVNNLIKQFDEMRKMMRKMNTMQAAGKLGKALKR
- a CDS encoding Gfo/Idh/MocA family protein yields the protein MTQPIQKPRHKVAIIGGGHIAEQNHIPALQKLSHRTEIIAICSRDKSKARLLADKFAIPFAYDNTEELFSSSRPDIIINCTANNLHYPFTMQALENGCHVLCEKPPAMRALEAREMADTAEKYGKTLAYNFQRRQTQEYQLLQKCQQEGKLGEIYHVKANFLRRRGIPGWGNFTNREIQGGGALIDLGVHVLDLAMGLMNYEKPDRIVANTYNFLGKAGGKGLLGAWDPAKFEVEDACFAYLSFPGKASIMLSASFALNTQEAKNINLEVFGTQAGAVLHPFSLHTEFAGELADVHFPFLEDENIQLKNTIAFLDACDGQVSNICSAREGAVLQEIVENIYQSAGMFGQKM
- a CDS encoding MotA/TolQ/ExbB proton channel family protein, with the protein product MMLLQALTDSTLVAPAATQGLSLIDLLGKGGWVMFPLGLLFLVTLFLIIERFLAITANGKIESQFVDNVKDFIQQGNLKSAESLCRNQRNAAGRIFERAIGRIGYPIKDIETSIENASQIEIQRMEGNLPYLGVIAGIAPMLGFVGTIAGIIRIFYDISVSNDFNISTIAGGMYEKMITSGSGLILGLIAYAGYHLLNMKIDRFALRLQMAASDFIDVLQKPVTSK
- a CDS encoding M28 family peptidase, encoding MNKKILAGIFLSISGLAYSQDDAVKYANTITAEDLKKHLTIIASDSLEGRDTGSPGQKKAAEYVTKYFKEYGLTPIATAEDGSKSYFQKYKLYKRGWGEVYLKVDGQKYEFNKDFYISGLADLPQEITSPVIFAGYGIESPGYDDYAHRDVTGKAVVIFEGEPRSADGNYIVNGTTEKSKWGSNVAWQQKVKLAREKGAKYVLIVTEKTGEDFDKEIRQRAVMARRFSAPTLNPVEESSDNMAAFVISSDVAAKILKTTNRKLAAEKAEIAKTGKPVSKTLTGSVAFKAERVSSTIDTENVAAFLEGSDKKDEVLVISAHLDHIGISANGEINNGADDDGSGTVSLLELAQAFSKAKAEGKGPRRSILFLNVTGEEKGLFGSEYYSEHPLLPLKSTIADLNIDMIGRVDEAHKADPKYVYLIGSDKLSSQLHAISEEANKKYINYQLDYTFNDPKDPNRFYYRSDHYNFAKSGIPVIFYFTGVHEDYHKPGDDVEKIMFDKQAPIVKLVFYTAWELVNRDGRIVVDSHKE
- a CDS encoding mechanosensitive ion channel family protein, with the protein product MLPENFNFDLIKAQIVAAIAQYGGKILLAILVLIIGRFLISKITHLVSQALDKRKVDRDVQPFLNSLVNVMLNIMLLLSIAGILGIQTTSFVAVLGAASLAVGFALQGSLANFAGGVLILIFKPYRVGDLISAQGFTGVVEAIQIFNTILVTVDNKTIILPNGALSTSPITNISGKGKIRVDMVFAAGSQNGVDAIRAAIRKVVDICPTALKNVEHDILVTKLTENAIFFDVRVWTPSDTFWDTYYYINEGISKQYALDGIGAPQPALLNVALKQ
- a CDS encoding ExbD/TolR family protein, producing MKIRRKARFAPEVFTHSLNDIMFFLLLFFLIISTMSNPNVIKLMLPKASATQQMYKKQITLSIDEHKVYYIDKEPIPFERLETELQTIFAGVEDRTVVLRVDKNLAVQDLVDVLQVGAKQDIKMVMATAK
- a CDS encoding DUF6787 family protein is translated as MEKNAQPWLGKMQEKWGLETTRQVLLVLAVFSLSGSSVVWLRKGLFQLLGYDDLTPMWLKTVTYILFIFPTYQSLLLIYGFLLGQFSFFWEKEKKMFRWIAAKFKK
- a CDS encoding NADH-quinone oxidoreductase subunit N, with product MDLNEQLLNIRQSLAGILPEIFLAALFCGILCIELFFHHHPNKKRAASYLQYVALASSFITFILVLKQWNQEPSYRFHPLLFLDHQAVFFKLMITAAWIFTLIHVRILKYDFPPEFNALLIAVVVGLNLLTMATHLLTIYLSLELVSVTSYLLVAISPYKKAAEGGLKYLLFGAASSAVMLYGISLIYGLSGTMDITSEAMTAGLVANSGLIVITTIVMTLGGLLFKLSLVPFHVWAPDVYEAAPTPLVSFLSVAPKAAVILVLMRLAGVMPAQYFPVLGGIALVSITVGNISALWQSNARRLLAYSSIAQAGYLIVGVVAYSRFGFESAVFYTAAYLMINMAAFFLIDILKPDSDTRLSGYEGYGRANPWIAGILTAVMIALAGLPPTVGFTSKLLIFSALWDSYQQLQFPWMLWLLVGGILNAAIALAYYLRLPYLLFFKKAPDEAPVRNRIFFLPAQLVAGFLLFTIIALFIKPEWIMNWIAAF
- a CDS encoding TraB/GumN family protein — encoded protein: MKKAFIYCILLCCTSYVCAQAPKEKALLWEVTGMGLQSPSYLFGTIHLICPADFALSDALKNALSRTEQTALEVDMDDPEMMMKMMKTMNMKNGTELKSLMSPEQYSRLSAYYKDSVGIGLAMFEKAKPFVLMGPLFNVVLSCQPQSYEMSLVELAKKQKSEVIGIETLEEQMAIFDTIPYSDQLKQIVVMIDSLPSARKEFKNLVDLYKAQDIDSLYQLTMKSEFGLDGNEEIMLFDRNRKWIPRMDKIMKAKPTFFGVGAAHLGGPTGVIALLRKAGYDVRPVL